The following nucleotide sequence is from Branchiostoma lanceolatum isolate klBraLanc5 chromosome 18, klBraLanc5.hap2, whole genome shotgun sequence.
tgcggtggtctggcacccaggctagggttGGGTTGGTGCCCCGGGGATGGGCCTGgctgccagactgtttccagggccaaCACATGCTAGCTCCTGGGCTTcaaggccaacatgcccccaaaaACTCAGGGTCTAACTCAGAGGACTGAGGTATTATATAAAAGTTATCATCATTTTTTGTACGGTAGGAAACAGCTGACAAGATGATGGCAACAGTGGAACCAGACCAGGCAGCGGCGCCCCCTTGCGGAGAGTACGTGCTCTGCAGCGCAGGGCAGCTGAGACTGATGGAGATCAGAGATGCCGCAAGTGCAAAGGCCAAGTatgtgtttttggcgacgcctcgaGGGCGGAGGCATTTTATTTTACCGTTGTTTTCAACTCTGCTTGATGTATGATATTTTTACTACTGTAGATGTTGAAGGTTTTGCAGTGGTTAGTAGTTTTACAATGACCACCATAAAAATTCTTATTCTGACTTCTGCCTcagcctacccccttgtttcaaccacaaacttaaccctatctagaccgggggggggctaaaagtgcccacgccaactttgacatcgtataactgccaaacgacgtatggtaggacaaccaaacttggtgacttttcctaaaatttagttggcaacaatattatgataaaagtgtaagtttatcatttttcgtgttgccatggcaacgggtttctgaagaggcattttatgcaaatttcactaattttgatttaaacatagttgtttccaatgttttattgcttAATCACACtagtttactacatgtataacatcatatgtgatttaatgtaactttcataattCAAAACtcacaaattatgctaatttgatgacgtcatcgctcaaaatccaagatggcggacaagatcttcatttttggtataaacaggcttttttgcctttaaattcgtcacaacctggaattttcttaaccagaaacattaagattaatgtttttagtctattttgattgttatttggggtcatacatggaaaaaatgtatttaaaaaaatttcaaaatggccgatccaagatggcggatcccagggggtcgctaacaacacatgacgtcattcttcgacgtcaatttgacgtcaacttagtcaccactgacgtcaaatgtcttggcatacctttaaatcaataatacgcactattttgtctaatacttttagattttatgggaattccctatctagccaataaaatcacatcgatgacgtcataataacgtcagattacgtcataacgtcaccaaaattagaagaattataaaacttcacgtgaacatcactccctgcaaatttcaggtgatgatagagcataccgttcggaagttatgaagggggggtcgaaagagccaaccccccccccccacggtccaagaagtctcaaaaaagcccggtctagatagggttaaaaccATTGTGAACATTCCATTATATCCCTACCGTGAAGATGAATCCTGCAAACTTGatggcatttacagtattctgtagGTCTTATATGCAAAATATGATGTCTTCGTGAACTTTGAGATTAGGataacttgaaaagttttagaTGGATTGAAGGTAGACATTGCAAAAGTCTCTGTATTTTGATAAAAAGAACTGATTAGAACCATTTCTAAGTATATTTTTACTTTTTTCTTGACACGGTGTCACCTAATGCCCAGAGAACTAGAAGAGAAAGGCATGGCCTAAATTTTAAACACTCTTccaagaaaatacataaaacatCCTTTTTGTTTCCCCCAACAGGAAGAAATGGGACTCTGCGCCTGCGATCCTccatgagggggaggggggcgactgTCCAGGTGACGCCATCATGGACATAAGGAAAGACAACCTCGCCAGAGATATTAGGGCTGCAAAGAGGAGTAAGAAATACTTCATCTTACTttcatgtacaacaatgtaTTGCTTTATTGAATATAGGAATAAACATAATAAtctcagattttttaaaaatatgcgAACTGGAAAATAAACTTGAAACCAAAGTCCAATGTACTTTCTTAGAAAGTTTCTCGGCATGTATTAACAGATCTATGTGTCATACATCAATTCATATCTCTTATATCATTGTTTAGTTTGTATATTAGTTAACGGCTTTTGGTGAATGTTGATGCGCAGATATTGGCGCactacattttgacagattagccaaagtggCTCAGTGTGAGCCACTCCACCATCAgggagtgcctttcccaagggcacaacgtcggggcatggtgagcatcgaacctaTTGGGACCTATTGGGTCCAACGCTGTAACTGTTACTCCACCCCGACACCACTTTGGATAGGCTATTGTTATTGACCCACTTTGGAGCAACGCAAACAGCGtgattttattcggtggttagaccacaccaatttgatttcttggttaacataatctcagaggaaagtttgtactttggtgcacacagtttcagggagtgaacagggccaggtgcaagttttcaccccagccttctgttttaatgatgtccttgtgctaaattttttttttaaatctgttaaccaagaaattaaattggtgtggccttatagtaAATGaccttatgacaccatatacaccgtggaataggtgggtcattaacccttgatTACCTGGTGTTGTTTACTGTATAGGCTGGCTGTCGGACCAAAAGCTGTCTGGGGAACACAAAGATTTGCACTACGGTATGTAACATCTGATGACTGTTTCTAACTTTTACATTGTAAAGACAGCTCTGTCTGTGTTCTTTGTTACATAGGTTGGCTGTCAGGCACCGGGCTTTCCCAAGAACAGCCCAATCTGAAATATGGtacttattttatttcattttatgttgtcttgtgttcacagggatttatttattttattgaaataATGCAACACAGCATATAATATATACACAGGTCAACCAGGCAGCTGTGCACgatgatttaattttgctgtcggataAAAGTTTTCACGGTGTTTTAatggcacccagagcattttatgaggcttggaaactggaaatattctagttgctgtaatctttatgaaattgacatttaatgccactgtttactacatttgcgtgcagatttcttatcaaaagtggcacaaaagtaagctacatggtgatcttttagtttcacgcgcctagtgtaagtagaccaataccatagccccgcccacctccgtcaaaacatagaaatgcaaacatttgacggacataCAGTCACTCTCCCATTGgtgtctattagggcttggaaaGCCTTGGATTTTcgatcagttctcaccacacaacgacatcgtatctttgctccttaaatgtcgatatgtaatggtagtgcagtggtagaaatacttttttttcagtgttctgcaatgttgcagaatgtcaaaattttgttctgcaatttgaaaatattttctgcaaatatacAAGCCttcatactacaaccttctcaacttgataatgcctatatatacttatatttacatcatatctagctttgcaacattgctgtaattctttattctcactATATGTTTAATCTTTACTAGCAAtatttgaaacaggaataacgtacatgtttgtgaaaaatattcaaacgaatagcgaaaattgcaacagcaaaagcgtatctattcaatatcaatcaaatgtGTGGTtacaaaaatcacagccacggcccacggaaaaaaattacaagatttgtaaaattaaaaaagaacaaaaaacatgcaattttcttcttataaatttgaaaaatcGCTATCGATTTTAAACATCGGGCGGTCAGGGGTTTTTCACATCGATGATCGCCCCCCTCTCCACTGTCTCGGcaaaggagaaaatgttccaCCTTCTCTTTGctcacaaggcggtgctctagatctatctgagtagttctcaacttcatcgctgccatctgggcttggAGGACCACTGACTGGCGAATCACTAATGTAGCAGCATTCGGAAATACACggagttatcacggaaagtgtcagAAATCCCAGGAAAAACTCAAACCTCGGAAGCAGTCGGCGAGCACCGAAACACCGTCAAGTTCGCTTGGCGCTGATTTCAGTTTATCTACAGCGCCGCTAGCAGCTAGCTAAATCTatgttataacctccttggcttaATTGAGCctgatttttttattctgcaatattgcaggttgtttaattttccttctgcaatcttgaaaatctttttgcaatttgcagattgcagacgtgtatttcgaacgctggtagtattgaaacttactatgtgtaggaatgactagaaattggagttttttattcaagtttcaagccccataaaatgctctggatgcctttaatatTGACCACTTGTTACATCATCTTTCTGTAGGTATTGAGGAGTGCCTTGAGTTTCCCTTCACGGCGAACGTCTGGCTTCCTGACGACACGACCCTGAAGGTCGAGGTCACAGGGTTCATCGAAGGTGAAGACGGCAGCGAGAGGCCAGGGACCGGGATCGGCTTTAAAGGTACAAATCTCACGTGCAGGTGTTAGAAAGTTTAAGTtcaagtcctccccgcaccattTGTTGCATCTCCGTTTcaaaagcccttgggccacacctACCTACcaagtcccttgacctccgagTCGTtagggggacaaggtagcaatgaagatggagatctgtctcctgaggctcgtctgtttcttgcgACAGTCAGCCTTTCAGACAGGCTAAGGGACATCCACTCTGCGATGTTATCCTGCCAGGATTTCCTCTATTTTCTCTTGGGCTACACAACTTTGAGCAATCACTAAagcactggtagtggtgtgtgtttaacttccatattctCTCCCAaatgctgtaattcttgatttgttaccTGTAACATTGAAATTatccaaatagagtcaattgtataaagggagtcggctacggagagagggtccaataggcaatcctgaaaccctccatggccaaagtcccccggcaaatgtttttcctatagccggcgcggttagtctgttagagactatAAAAATTGGGTGTTTTGAGGCTTTAAAAGGGGAAAATTACTAGCGTGgttgccatcctccgtagttgaTATTGAGCCAGCGGTGGAGGACTGacactcgacataagtcaagtcaagcggTTCACTATgggggatggcacccaggctaggaagTTACAAGCAGACAGGTCACAATgaaagactgtggccacatgtgacccagcagcatccctggtcaatctgaaTACTATGCTTCTCTGGGAATCTGCTCTCCTGATCTGTAGCGGTTCATGTTTAGAGCATGAGGATGCTGCACCCCCCTTCCTAAAAAAACCTCCCTGGCAAAGGCTGTTTGACTGAACCATTCTTGTGGTATTGtagtggcgcagtggcagggtgtttggccccagaacccagaggtactgagtttgaatccgaggttccctgatttgtcccgttgatgttgtgcccttaggaaaggcacttaacaagactttcctcacttcactcaggtgtaaatgagaacctagcttcggttagggacgtccctcagataggacgttaaatggaggtcccgtgttttaggagagccacacctcaagcacgttcaagaacccaccgcacttatcgaaaagagtaggggtccttcctggtgtgagtggttcaaaacctacagtcctatggccgcacatggggtaattgtcgcattgaggtcacctgagttagcgccgaatggcagccgctccagacccttgcgatctagccccgccaattgtgcgctcctcgcaattcagcccctggctgcgaagagagagtagtcggcccatcCAATAATAATTTTCAGTTTCCAGTGAAGTATTTGGAAGCGGAGCTGCTTGTTCCCACCGATGCCTTTGTGGATGAACTGGCGGATCCTGATCAGCTGGAGGAGGACTGGGTGAACAGCGGAGAGGCCGTACCAGCCAAGGTGGGTCAAACACATCAGGTCTTTAAtagtgaatgaagacctttattgcacatttctgccacacttggctaagtacaggtctaacaaaacaaaatacaagtacagttaacggatataaaagaacatgactatcattagataaattctacttctcctcgcttttcggttatagtatatataaaagaacagacatgtttttcaatgggaggtttgtctagtcgcattaggaatatgaatttttgcacagtgcttaaatgtgtgaagtagggaaataggttttctacaagcttatatagttcatttctttctatggtatataatccacattcttccacaaaatgacagtcatcttccattctattcaaagtacaatgtttacataatcgttgttctagaggagtgcgggtatgtcttcccatttcaatatgtagtttgtggcagctgatccTTAGTCTTGTTTAATAGGATTAGGATAAAATTATGGAATACACCCTGttgcattactgtaaatgtaacctttccagcacgaaattaaaaccataaCGAAATGTTACTCAGGCAATAGGACTTCTtagatgaaacaaacaaacaaactagaatTCACCATGAAagtaattcttgaaattgttgcagtagttttatgtttgctgttttcgtGCGGGCCCCTTCGCCACGAAATTAAACCCGTAAAAGCGCCAGTGTTTCCATAacgtacagtatgtgactatagcactattTAAGACTTGCAGTCCATTTTCCTTCTATCATTAAATTGAATCCCAGTGAACTTAAAGGcttctactgtaaatgcaaacatAAAAATCACCAAAAAGTTTGAGAATTACAgttagtgctgcatacctaaaccccggaaCTAAACCGGAATGGAGCTAATGTTTAGAAATAATAGTCcctatagacctttctcacgcggcggacatgatagaatgaaaatgaggcccttgtggcaaacaatagaccgatcctaattgtcaatcacaattagcagtttagccaatgattacctgataattagagaatcaaccaatgaggaagtggctgcatgaccgtcaaatatttgcatttctatgtttttattttgcatttctacgttttgacgaagGAGGGCGGAGACCATGGGATCGGTCAccaaagctctaaattgctgcatcttttttgtacattacattagttataatattgatacttcgatatcatatttcaaaacttaatgCGATTTAGGAGgcaaactaaatctgtacattatttttgcttctttgtgtcatcatttcattctatcatgtctgccgcgtgagaaaggtgtataagtctgaacctgaacctctggacctgaatccAGACTTGAACctgagtttaggtatgcagcactaagtTTATCTCCTGGTTTTCCCCTCAGGTTTTTGCAGTTCTCCGGGAGTTCTACAACGGATCCATCTTCACCAACATCAGGAGCTTCGGGGACCTCTGGTGTGACCTGCGCTACGACGTGGGCGACAAGGAGCAGAAGAAAGAGAAGAGAAAGGTAGtttgacttactgtaaatgcatttaagttcgcatggctttaatttcgcgatagggagaaaatttaGTGTTTGTGATccaggttttaagttcgcagcagcgctatgatcacacactgctacagtatctactattgggcaaaaatgtttgcggtggttctaagtttgcggtgaaaccgTCGCTGCAAAAaaacagcgaacttaaaaccaccgcaaacatttctgcatttacagtattagcttATTTGGATGGCCGACCGCTCTCttttcgcagccaggggctgaattacgTGGAGCTAatacaattggcggggctagatcgctgCAAGGTAGACCCTTGCAATCTAGCCCCGCCATTtagcgctaactcaggtgacctcaatacgacaattgccccatgtgcgaaTGGGGCAATTGTAGCTGACTGAATAAGATTATGTTCTTATTGTAACTTTTGTGTGACCTTATGATTATAATAATTAGGCTTATAGATGATTCAATAACACCTCTATGTTCTGACATAAACAAACTTAAAGATAACTAAAACTTATTTTTCTTTATTGCTTGAAAGGTGGCAGCAGCTATGAAGAAGGACTTCATCAACAACCCGCCTAAAATCAAGAAGATCAAGTCCTTCCCGAAGGTGGACAAGTACGAACGGCTCTGGAATGTGCTGAATTCACCCTACCCTCTCATGCAGGTAATACATCTGAATAAAAAGAGATTCAACCAACATTTcgcgctgcttatagatgcgttcccaagtGCCAAGTATATATACAGTCACAGGGAACGGCATCACAATacagtcccaaacgtacaggagCGTAACACAACTATCaagcaaaaaacaatgcaacggtTATCATCCTACTTTCTTCTTTGCACTTGgaaacgcatctataagcagcgacacctgtgctgcattgcaatgtgaaccagtcagaattgccttgaggaaggtacagatggtcaccgaaacgttggttgaatcaATCTCTGAGTCATGTAAAAAGagtattcagtgacttaccaacctgattaacTATTCATGGAGGTAATACATCTGTCAAACTTTTTCAAAGAAATTCAGTTTCATTATCAATATCACCATTTCAGCTTTTCACAGGCCACATTAAGTTCATTTATAACACTTGTCTGCGACGATTGGTTGAATGGCAGGGCACAAGAGAACACCAGATCGAGAGGTGATGGGTTCGATTCCTAGCATTCCCGggtagacgttgtgtccttgggcaCTTCACATAACTTTcctgtaaaaatgggtacctgacttaagtTGGGAAGGTAGAAGGCgatgaaaggagagggatgggctacGCTTTCCAACTTTACACtggggtggagtgaggaaaatcgtgttaagtgcctttctcaaggacacaacgtctatcTGGCATTGCCAGGGATCGAACCTGTGACCTTTTGGTCTCTTGTCTGCTAGCCTTAAGCCTCTCGACCATTCAACACCACTTACACCTAAGACATTGTCTAAGACATGAGATGATACACAAGTGTATGACAAGCTGCTGAATTTGTTCGTCTTTTGTTAATTTCAGACCTCCCTGGCCTTCCACACGTACCTGGCGTCGATCAGCAAGTTCCCATTTGAGGTGAAGTTGAAGTACGGAGGTGGGATCGTCATGGCAACAGGGATGGTGCCTTACCAGGCTAACGAGTACTTCCAGGTGAGTAGTACTGTAATTcgctttatcttcacggtagaaaaatttcaaggtgtaaggaaagttgtgtaaaaatcaacacaattcagcttttatgtaacgctgcaatgttgatttgataaactgaaattgaaattgatttttactgaactttaacttcacgatggtagcaagtgatttacagaacagatgtgtgatgGAATTATTaaaaattacaacaggttttttacggtgatgataagttcatggtacagaggggaccgtgaaaacagtgaacataaagttacagtgaaagaaacaagaattacagtatgctgaccacaaaatccagaaacacacacagacagacagacacacaggcacacacacacacagactggcCAAAAACtacacctccatttttcatgttggtAACAAGTATGTTCatatttcctttttccttttatATTCTAGGAGTCTCGTGGTGTGTACGTGACCATCGACTTGCAAAGCACATCAGGAGAGCCACCTAGGAAGAAGTCAAAGAACTGCAGCACGAAGCAGGTGGCTGTGAGCGTCCATGGTGTAGAAGCCTGCGACACCACCCCCGAGGCTGTGAAGAGGTATCTAGAGGACATAGACGCACTCATGGGCCAGCAGGGGCTGTGTGTGGACAAGTGGCGCTTCGAACAGTGTCAGCTGCTGCCAAAGAACATGTACTCTGGGGGATGGAGATATTAGTATGGTTCACATGCATTTTAAGGTTGTACTAAAACTAGCATCTTCTTTGGTGAAAGATTCAAAATATGTACATCTGTATCAGAAGTTAATTGCAAAACTAGCATCTTATTCAGTGTAAGATTCAGGTACCTTAAGTTTATACTGAAGCTAGCATCTTAACTGGTGAAAGattcaaaatatgtacattttgtatcagaagTTCATTGCAAAACTAGCATCTTATTCAATGAAAGATTCAGACTTACAAAGAAGGTGGAGGCTTTAGTGATGGAAAAATATATCTAACGTTTATGATGAAGCTAGCAGCTTATTCAGTGAAAAGTCATTCTCCAGTTCAGTCAGTAAGTTGCCAATGAATCATTTTGATAACAACAGATAACAATGGATCTTAAACAATAAATGTGGTGTCTTAAAAAATAAGGTCTAACATATGACTCTGAAATATGTCAGTGATCCGTTCAAAAAGAGGTACAAATAATTAGGAGTTTATTGCATCTTCTATCATAGGCAATAACGGTATCTGTTTGTGGCAAACATGAAACTTCAAGCAATTTTGTCAGTTTTCTTTATTCTTAGAAGTTTTTCACCATGGAAAAATAAATCCTATTTCTTGATACCATTCTGTATTGCATAGATCATTTTCAGCTCACCACACTTTTATACTAACTTGATAGAAATGACGCCCGAATTGTACAGTTGACATGATTCTACACCATAATAATGTTCAACATAACATGATACAATAATTGATATGTTCAAGCAAAGTCTCAACTATTCTTAACTTTTCTACATTGCACGCAAATATTAAGAAAACTTTTCCCATATGttggaccccccccccaaaaaaaacgcACCTGTATAAaatctttatctctggaatgtTTTCCAAATAAACTTAGTCTTATAAACTTGAAACATACGTGGTGTTTTATCGATTTTCACAGTGACCATCGAGAAATTATCAAACTGCTAACAATACCAATTTTCCATCCATAACACATCCATAACAACCAATACAATTTTGTGCTAAACAATAAACACATTGAGTTTTTGCCCACTCATTTAGCAGTAAATTTAACCTTatctctgctgcctaaccccagaACCAATACAATTTTGTGCTAAACAATAAACACATTGAGCTTTACAAAGTTTCGGGGTCTACTTTTTGCACACAATTCCAAACAGTGTCTCCTACTTTGTCAGTGGCACTCAACTCTGCAAAATCAATGAAGCCATCTTGGTCCAAGTCATGGTGCTTCAGCAAAGTGTCTACCAACCCCTCCGCCTGGAGTAcaagaacaaataaacatttaaATCATTTAAAACATTTCCTCCAATTGCGATAGACCTAATTAACCTTACCCGTCCCTCAATGAAAGAAGACTTCAgtgttgttgttcacattgtAGTGTGACGTATTATTCTTGGCATGTAAGTGAAAGGGGGGGTTCGGATGATAATCTATGATAAATTAGGGAAGggtatcctggttggagctgcattcgtcttttggaagggacataaaatagGGGTTcggtgatcgaggaggtgccttgagcacgttaaaaggtactagtactacaacagcctcattactcagattaTTGAGGTACCTAGATAAGCCAAGAAATGGAAGAATAAAATTTGACAATTAAATCTCTGAACAATTGTACTGGacacctgtctactgtgaccattttcttcaaatggtctctatagacaggtttgacaacatatacatgtaaatcattacattaaacagttgacccctgacctctttGAGAACCATGGTCCCTCCAGTCTGTCCAGATTGGCTGACCGGTACGGTGTCGGCAAAGTCGGTCAGCAGGATCAGCCACTCCAGACCGTCCAGTTTGTTGTTCCTGTCGTAATCATGCAGTTGGAACAGGTAGAACATGGCTGCagggtgtgggaggggggaggaTAGGTTAAATTTGAGGACTCAAAAATTTGGCTTATTCAGAAATACGAAATGAAATgtgaaaactttcattttgtgaCGAAAtgtgaaactttcattttgtggcatcgtgttggCGTAAAGGTTAGGGTGGTtagcccagaggtcctgggttcgaatcccctgacatgccaccgacattgtgccattgggaaaagcacttaacgcgactttccttacttcactcGGGTAGAAATGAGTaactagcttcagttagggtccttagtattactgccgaacgatgtatgctaggacaaccaaacttggtgacttttcctaaaattttgttggcaacaattttacaataatggtttaagtttatccttttttcatgttgccatggcaacgggtttctgactggcattttatgcaaaaatcattaatattttgaaaacaatgatatttctcgggttttcttgcacaactacactcgttttccttcatgtataacataacatgtaattagatgtaactttcctgatttaatattcataatttatgctaatttgatgacgtaatcagccaaaatccaagatggcggactatatcactatttcaggtatcatcaggctttttcgcctttaaaatcgtcaatacctaaCATTatttttatcagaaacatttagattaacgttttaagtctattttcagtgtcctttggggtcaaaagtggcaaaaaaggatttttaaaaatttcaaaatggccgatccatgatggcggatcccaagggatcgctaacaacacatgacgccactccatgacgtcatttttacgtcaacatacctaccattgacgttgtatgtctttgcatacctt
It contains:
- the LOC136424119 gene encoding uncharacterized protein, which produces MMATVEPDQAAAPPCGEYVLCSAGQLRLMEIRDAASAKAKKKWDSAPAILHEGEGGDCPGDAIMDIRKDNLARDIRAAKRSWLSDQKLSGEHKDLHYGIEECLEFPFTANVWLPDDTTLKVEVTGFIEGEDGSERPGTGIGFKVKYLEAELLVPTDAFVDELADPDQLEEDWVNSGEAVPAKVFAVLREFYNGSIFTNIRSFGDLWCDLRYDVGDKEQKKEKRKVAAAMKKDFINNPPKIKKIKSFPKVDKYERLWNVLNSPYPLMQTSLAFHTYLASISKFPFEVKLKYGGGIVMATGMVPYQANEYFQESRGVYVTIDLQSTSGEPPRKKSKNCSTKQVAVSVHGVEACDTTPEAVKRYLEDIDALMGQQGLCVDKWRFEQCQLLPKNMYSGGWRY
- the LOC136424120 gene encoding multiple coagulation factor deficiency protein 2 homolog; its protein translation is MLLCRRLYISLFTVVFMAFIGVKCHEQHGPTDDSTEFHESHADEEMHQLKHLFDRFDLDEEGMRHIKDHLSKVIKLPEGIDDISDGQAMFYLFQLHDYDRNNKLDGLEWLILLTDFADTVPVSQSGQTGGTMVLKEAEGLVDTLLKHHDLDQDGFIDFAELSATDKVGDTVWNCVQKVDPETL